A region of Procambarus clarkii isolate CNS0578487 chromosome 48, FALCON_Pclarkii_2.0, whole genome shotgun sequence DNA encodes the following proteins:
- the LOC138351113 gene encoding decreased expression in renal and prostate cancer protein-like, translated as MGFLVTKYYETTFHILSSIVKLDHLAVKLDSNGRKAGPFGRKAGPFGPKVWPFGRKTGPFGRKTGPFGRKTGPFGRKTGPFGRKAGPFGRKAGPFGRKAGPFGPTARPFGPTARPFGPTARPFGPTARPFGPTARPFGPTARPFGPTARPFGRTARPFGRTARPFGRKARPFGRTARPFGRKARPFGHETRPFDHIIP; from the coding sequence ATGGGTTTCTTGGTGACGAAATATTATGAGACCACTTTTCACATTCTTTCTTCCATTGTAAAACTGGACCATTTGGCCGTAAAGCTTGACTCAAATGGTCGTAAAGCCGGACCATTTGGTCGTAAAGCTGGACCATTTGGTCCTAAAGTTTGGCCATTTGGTCGTAAAACTGGACCATTTGGTCGTAAAACTGGACCATTTGGTCGTAAAACTGGACCATTTGGTCGTAAAACTGGACCATTTGGTCGTAAAGCTGGACCATTTGGTCGTAAAGCTGGACCATTTGGTCGTAAAGCTGGACCATTTGGTCCTACAGCTAGACCATTTGGTCCTACAGCTAGACCATTTGGTCCTACAGCTAGACCATTTGGTCCTACAGCTAGACCATTTGGTCCTACAGCTAGACCATTTGGTCCTACAGCTAGACCATTTGGTCCTACAGCTAGACCATTTGGTCGTACAGCTAGACCATTTGGTCGTACAGCTAGACCATTTGGTCGTAAAGCTAGACCATTTGGTCGTACAGCTAGACCATTTGGTCGTAAAGCTAGACCATTTGGTCACGAAACGAGACCATTTGATCACATAATTCCCTGA